In one Sandaracinaceae bacterium genomic region, the following are encoded:
- a CDS encoding TetR/AcrR family transcriptional regulator has product MASREPLSPRRRPQQARSRELVRAIAIACERILAEEGAAALNTNRIAEVAGVNIGSLYRYFPNKEAIIAEVYELQLQDLAAQYEDAWEAAQDGPGPRTLRDAVRAHIAGNAAMHQRLLRIDETFYRAYQRELDLGERHSERFDRTFLEQAERWLRDQLEVHRSKLVVADLDMAAFIVARSVAGALRSAARDQPGRLADAAFTDALERMTLLYLEGSA; this is encoded by the coding sequence ATGGCCAGTCGAGAACCGCTGTCGCCGCGGCGCAGGCCACAGCAGGCGCGCTCCCGTGAGCTGGTGCGCGCCATCGCCATCGCGTGCGAGCGCATCCTCGCCGAGGAGGGCGCGGCGGCGCTGAACACCAACCGCATCGCCGAGGTGGCCGGGGTGAACATCGGCTCGCTGTACCGCTACTTCCCCAACAAGGAAGCCATCATCGCCGAGGTGTACGAGCTGCAGCTGCAGGACCTCGCGGCGCAATACGAAGACGCGTGGGAGGCCGCGCAGGATGGCCCCGGCCCGCGAACGCTGCGGGACGCGGTGCGCGCACACATCGCCGGGAACGCCGCCATGCACCAGCGCCTGCTGCGCATCGACGAGACGTTCTACCGCGCCTATCAGCGCGAGCTGGACCTGGGGGAGCGCCACAGTGAGCGCTTCGACCGCACGTTCCTCGAGCAGGCCGAGCGCTGGCTGCGCGACCAGCTCGAAGTGCACCGCAGCAAGCTGGTGGTGGCCGACCTCGACATGGCGGCGTTCATCGTGGCGCGCTCGGTGGCGGGTGCGCTGCGCAGCGCGGCGCGCGACCAACCCGGACGCCTGGCGGATGCAGCGTTCACGGATGCCCTCGAGCGCATGACGCTCTTGTACTTGGAAGGAAGCG